The Streptomyces sp. R28 region GTGTGGTGCTGGTGTACGCGGCCGACGCGCCGAAGGTGCTCGAAGGATTCGGTCTCGGTGCCGCGCTGATCGCGATGTTCATGCGTGTCGGCGGCGGCATCTTCACCAAGGCCGCCGACGTCGGCGCCGACCTGGTCGGCAAGGTCGAGCAGGGCATTCCGGAGGACGACCCGCGCAATGCCGCGACCATCGCCGACAATGTGGGCGACAACGTCGGCGACTGCGCGGGCATGGCGGCCGACCTGTTCGAGTCGTACGCCGTGACCCTGGTCGCCGCACTGATCCTCGGATCGGCGGCGTTCGGTGACTCCGGGCTCGCCTTCCCGCTGATCGTGCCCGCGATCGGCGTGATCACCGCGATGATCGGCATCTTCGCGGTGGCCCCGCGCCGCTCCGACCGAAGCGGCATGACCGCGATCAACCGTGGGTTCTTCATCTCCGCGGTGATCTCGATCGTGCTGGTTGCGGCCGCCGTGTTCATCTACCTGCCGTCGTCGTACGCCGACCTCGACGGCGTCACCGACGTCGCGATCGCGGGCAAGGACGGCGACCCACGGATCCTCGCGCTCGTCGCCGTGGGCATCGGCATCCTGCTGGCCGCCGTCATCCAGCAGCTGACCGGCTATTTCACCGAGACCAACCGGCGCCCGGTCATGGACATCGGCAAGACCTCGCTGACCGGCCCGGCCACCGTTGTCCTCGCCGGTATCTCGGTCGGTCTCGAGTCGGCCGTCTACACCGCCCTGTTGATCGGCCTCGGCGTCTACGGGGCGTTCCTGCTCGGCGGTACGTCGATCATGCTGGCGCTGTTCGCGGTGGCGCTGGCCGGCACCGGCCTGCTCACCACGGTCGGCGTGATCGTCGCCATGGACACCTTCGGGCCGGTCTCCGACAACGCGCAGGGCATCGCCGAGATGTCCGGCGACGTCGAGGGCGCGGGCGCCCAGGTGCTCACCAACCTGGACGCGGTCGGCAACACCACCAAGGCCATCACCAAGGGCATCGCCATCGCCACCGCCGTCCTGGCGGCAGCGGCGCTCTTCGGGTCGTACCGCGACGCCATCACCACCGGCGCGCGGGACGTGGGCGAGAAACTCAGCGGCGAAGGCGCGCCGATGAACCTGATGATGGACATCTCGCAGCCCAACAACCTCGTCGGCCTCATCGCGGGCGCGGCGGTCGTCTTCCTCTTCTCGGGGCTCGCGATCAACGCCGTGTCGCGGTCGGCGGGTGCCGTGGTCTACGAGGTACGGCGGCAGTTCCGTGAGCGGCCCGGGATCATGGACTACACGGAGCAACCGGAGTACGGCAAGGTCGTCGACATCTGTACCCGGGATGCCCTGCGCGAGCTCGCCACGCCCGGTCTGCTCGCCGTGTTGGCGCCCATCTTCATCGGGTTCACGCTCGGGGTCGGCGCCCTGGGCGCGTTCCTGGCGGGCGCGATCGGCACCGGCACCCTGATGGCGGTGTTCCTCGCCAACTCCGGCGGCGCCTGGGACAACGCCAAGAAGCTCGTCGAGGACGGCCACCACGGCGGCAAGGGCAGCGAGGCCCACGCCGCCACGGTGATCGGCGACACGGTCGGCGACCCCTTCAAGGACACCGCCGGCCCCGCGATCAACCCGTTGCTGAAGGTGATGAACCTGGTCGCGCTGCTCATCGCGCCCGCGGTCATCCAGTTCAGCTACGGCGAGGACAAGAACGTCGGCGCACGGGTCGTGATCGCCGTACTCTCGCTCCTCGTGATCGTCGGCGCGGTCTACGTCTCCAAGCGGCGCGGCATCGCCATGGGTGACGAAGACAACGCCGAGAGGGTGGCCAAGCCGGTCGATCCCGCGGTGGTTTCGTAGGCGGTCTTACGACGGCCCAGCTCAAGAGGCGGGCGGGCGGCGCGCATGACGTGCCGCCCGCCCGCCTCGTGCTTGTTCACGCCTTGCCGTGACGCTTCTCTCACTTGGTGTAAATCGCATTAAGAGCCGCATATGAGCCATTGGGTGCATGGCTGTCCACCGCCCGACGTGTAAGGTCCGGTGGCCGAGAGCCACGGAAGGGACCGAACCGGTGAACAAGAAGCTCGCGGCCGCACTGTCCGGCGGTGCGGTACTGGTACTGGCGCTGACGGGATGCACGAGCGACGAGGGCAACCCGGAGCTGGACGCCTGGGCCAAGCAGGTCTGCGACGCCGTGCCCGCCCAGAACGCGAAGATCTCGGCGGCCTACGTCGCGATCACGAAGGCGGCCAAGGACACCACCAGCACGCCCAAGGAGCTCCAGCAGGCCGACTCCAAGGCCTTCCAGGACCTGGCCGACGGCTACAAGGCGCGCGCGAGCCTCATCAGCGAGGCCGGGGCACCTCCGGGGGTCGAGAACGGCGCGCAGGTCCAGCAGGACGTCGTCAAGAAGCTCACCGCCCTCTCCGCGGCGTACGGCGACCTGAAGAAGCGGGTCGACGGGCTGAACACGAAGAACCAGGCGAAGTTCGCGTCCGGCCTGAAGGACGTGTCGGCCGAGATGAAGCAGGTGGAGACCCAGCGCAAGAGCGCGATCAAGGCGCTGAAGAACCTGGAGTCGGGCGACACCAAGAAGGCGCTGACGTCGCAGGAGGGCTGCAAGGCGGCCGCTTCGGCGTCCACGTCCGCCGCGGCCACCGACAGCTGAACCACCCTCAGGGGCGGGCGCGGGTCACAATGAGGGCGTGAGTGACTCCAGCCTGTCTGCCCTGCCCGCCTCCGACCGTCCCGATGTCGCCGCCCGGCTGAGGGATGCCCTGCTCGGGGCCTCCTTCACCGCCGATGGGCTGCTAGAACTGCTCGGCGCGCCCGCGTACACGGCGCTCGCGCGGAGCGAGACCGTGCCCGCGCTCCGGGCGACCCGGGGAGAGACGCCGCTCGAGGCGCTCGTACGGCTGTTCCTGTTGCAGCAGAACGTGCCGCACGCGCGCGTGGCGGGCGTTCTGC contains the following coding sequences:
- a CDS encoding sodium-translocating pyrophosphatase; this encodes MAGLSTPQQLDHPTTLAAAVLTDDNRIIITVIGVVALAALAVAGVLVRQVLAAGEGTDSMKKIAAAVQEGANAYLARQLRTLGVFAVVVFFLLMLLPADDWNQRIGRSVFFLIGAAFSAATGYIGMWLAVRSNVRVAAAAREATPAPGEPEKDLTAVSHKAMKIAFRTGGVVGMFTVGLGLLGASCVVLVYAADAPKVLEGFGLGAALIAMFMRVGGGIFTKAADVGADLVGKVEQGIPEDDPRNAATIADNVGDNVGDCAGMAADLFESYAVTLVAALILGSAAFGDSGLAFPLIVPAIGVITAMIGIFAVAPRRSDRSGMTAINRGFFISAVISIVLVAAAVFIYLPSSYADLDGVTDVAIAGKDGDPRILALVAVGIGILLAAVIQQLTGYFTETNRRPVMDIGKTSLTGPATVVLAGISVGLESAVYTALLIGLGVYGAFLLGGTSIMLALFAVALAGTGLLTTVGVIVAMDTFGPVSDNAQGIAEMSGDVEGAGAQVLTNLDAVGNTTKAITKGIAIATAVLAAAALFGSYRDAITTGARDVGEKLSGEGAPMNLMMDISQPNNLVGLIAGAAVVFLFSGLAINAVSRSAGAVVYEVRRQFRERPGIMDYTEQPEYGKVVDICTRDALRELATPGLLAVLAPIFIGFTLGVGALGAFLAGAIGTGTLMAVFLANSGGAWDNAKKLVEDGHHGGKGSEAHAATVIGDTVGDPFKDTAGPAINPLLKVMNLVALLIAPAVIQFSYGEDKNVGARVVIAVLSLLVIVGAVYVSKRRGIAMGDEDNAERVAKPVDPAVVS
- a CDS encoding small secreted protein, which encodes MNKKLAAALSGGAVLVLALTGCTSDEGNPELDAWAKQVCDAVPAQNAKISAAYVAITKAAKDTTSTPKELQQADSKAFQDLADGYKARASLISEAGAPPGVENGAQVQQDVVKKLTALSAAYGDLKKRVDGLNTKNQAKFASGLKDVSAEMKQVETQRKSAIKALKNLESGDTKKALTSQEGCKAAASASTSAAATDS